Part of the Syngnathus typhle isolate RoL2023-S1 ecotype Sweden linkage group LG17, RoL_Styp_1.0, whole genome shotgun sequence genome is shown below.
GGGGGGCGGGTGCTCATAGTGGAGGTATATCAAGGCGAGAAGTGACCACACCAGCCAGACAAAGAAGCTCAAGGAACAAGACGTCCACCCGAGCTAGTTTCCGCTCCAGAACAGCAACCTCATGTCCCGACACGCAGCCCTGAGTAGCCTCTTTGGCGATGACCCTTTCTTCAACCAGGGAGGGCTCCTGTGGCCCCTTTCCTCGCTACGACAGGACCTCCTCACCCGCAAAGTTGGGCTAGCCGACAGTTTCTTCAAGGATGGATCTGGATTCTTTAATTCACCCCGCTTGGCCTCCACTTTCCTCAGGTACGTGATGGAGGAGATATGAGAGATGGTTGGATGAAAGTTAGCTGTTGTTAGAAAGTTGGATGTCTTTTCTATGCACTCAGAATGGGCGAGCGAGACGAAGCCGAAGAAGAGGAGACGCGGGCTCAGGTCCGGCAGGATCAGGTCCAGCGGGCTTCGCCGCACGACGACCTCCTGGTGACCCTAGACGCCCGCGGCTACGCCCCCGGCGACATCAGCGTTAAACTGGAGGGACGCAGCCTCCTGGTGATGGCCACCAAGCAGGCGGGCGCTCAGGAAAGCCACTCCTGCTCATCTCCGTCCTCCAAAGCCTCCTTCGCCTCCTCAGCGGCCTCACAGGTGGGCTTcaagcagaggatccacctctCGCCTCATCTGGACCTCTCCGGACTGTCCTGCTCTCTAATGGAGGACGGACAGCTGCGGATCCACGCCCCGGTGGCTAAGCAGGCCATCACAGAAGGGCCCAAAGAGCCGATGGCGGAGGAGCCCAAAGAGCCGATGGCGGAGGAACCCAAAGAGCCGATGCCGGAGGAGCCCAAAGAGCTGATGGCGGAAGAGAAAGAGGGGGTGCCCCCTGTCTTCAGGGCTTCCCTGGAATTCCCCGTCACTCAGGAGCAAACTGAGGCCCAACAAACACACTAGCATCGTTTGGAGACCTCCAACTActttcaaaaaaaatatttgagttgcactacaattttttttgcatgtgttgTATGACTTTGGACTTAATTCAAGACTTAATTTCCACACATTCTTTGTCAttgactaaatacttttttctaATGTCTGCTATGTTCTGATGTATAGTCCAGTGATGTCCAGTAGAGGGTAGCATAGCGTAAACATCCTtaatttttaaacttttttctttttcttgtaatTGGCTGGCGACTAGTAGAGGGCGTACGGGGGCCTCACCCAAAGTCAGATAAGAGAACATCAGAATATGGATGACAGAAGTTTTTATTTGCCAcacaattgaaatgtttttgagCCAAAGATGACATTTGTTTTCTATGTTCAGCTATTACATTGAAATAAATCTTTTGACTTGACATAATGTCGTATTAATGttggaaaaaatatattctcACAAGACTGCAATTTCGTTTTTCctccaaaatgtttttgtaatatTACGACTTCATGACTCAAAATATATTGCTTTCATTTTAAAGTTAAATAACAGCTCAGTTTGCGCTAATGTTAAATTGGCGTTAACATTTTAAGGCGGTCTTTGGAAAAAGGTCTCTTGTAGAGGGCATGtgaaaacaaaaagttaagATACCTAAATGGATAAAATAAGTTGCCAAGGACAAgctaaatacccccccccctccatgaatttatgtgcatttatttactttttaaattttttaaatcaattattGTTGGCTTTAATAGTGCTTGAACAACTCAAAATTGGGTTTGCATCcccactggggaaaaaaaaaagatacttatctgatttttttttttatgtacagtCTATGTGAGCTGACCTAAAGTTATGATGGATAAAATAAATTGCTAAGGAGAAgctaaatacccccccccctccattccATGAATTTATGTgcctttatttacttatttaatttatttttaatcgaTTATTGTTGGCTTTGTTAGCGCTTGAACAACTCAAATGTGTGTTTGCATCCCCACAGAGAAAAAACAAGAcagttatttgattttttttttttttttttaatgtgcagtGCATGTGAGCTGATAAGAATATTACGTACATCTACCAAGTGTTTGCCAAAAAAACCCGCTACGGTAGCGCCAATATTTTGCGCAAAGTTTTCCAGTTGCTAATCACCAGGACACTCCAACTCagtaaatttttattttcaaaatgaatgatACTTTGGGTAAATGTTTTTGCTACGTGTTTCATCCGCCGTAAACTTTTTAAACTTCAGTTTTTGTTGTTGCGCTGGGTGTATTCTGCATCGCCCGCAGCATTTGGCTGCCATTCAGCAGACACACGTCATATCAAGGGTGGGTCTGTTGTCTCCACTCTATATAATGGCTCCAATTTGCCCTCATTGGGGTATGCAGCTTTTATCCAAAGCACCAAGATGAGTCTCTCCAACAAGGACAAAGATACGGTCAAGGCCTTCTGGGCCAAGGCCGCCGGAAAGGCCGACGTGATCGGAGCCGAAGCCCTGGGcaggtaaatgacaccggcgaGCACGAGACACTGCATCCCGTGACGTTTCCTTAACTTTGTTTGCCTTTGCAGAATGCTCTATGTGTTCCCCCAGACTAAGACCTACTTTGACCACTGGAAGGACTTGGGTTTAAACTCCGCTTCGGTCAAGAAGCACGGCAAGGTGATCATGGCAGGTGTCAACGATGCCGTTGGCATAATCGATAACCTGACACCTGGCCTGATGAACCTCAGCGAGCTGCACGCCTTTACTTTGAGAGTGGACCCAGCCAATTTCAAGGTGGGCACATTTGTCccactcatttttttttgtttgccacATTCTGGCTGTCAAATTGACATCTTGTATTATTCAATTTGGTATGATTTTAATTGAAGGCTATATTAAGTTCCCATCTATTTTCTCTACTCTTCATCCTCAGATTCTGTCCCAATGCATTCTTGTGGTGATGGCCATGTTGTTCCCGACCGATTTCACCCCGGAGGTCCACCTGTGCATGGACAAGTTCCTGGCAGCCCTGACTCTCGCCATCGCTGAGAAGTACAGATAAACAACTTCAAGCACGCCCAGCGGATTCAAAGCATTTCTCCTGCTCTCTGTTGGGCTCAACTGCAATAAACGATCAAAAGTAACAATGAACCTgtcgtgtcttttttttgtgctaGGAAACTTCCACTTTGGGATTTTTACGCAGTAGGTTCTAAAATATGAGACAAAAGTTCATGCAGGTGCTCCTATagacatgtgtgtgcgtgcatgtgtctcTGTCGGATCAGCAAGATCTCAATTCGAATAAGCAAATCAAATTCGACATGTTTTTTCCATCGATACTTGCTAATTGATGTTCTGATAAATACTACATTTCATCATTTAGTTGTCCCTTAGATCAACAGTTGTAATGAGGTCACATGGGTACAACAGTTTAGTGTCATGATAAATTGaccctttttttgtgtgtgtgtgtttttggtgGTGGGTATGCGCTGTATCTCCTGCAGTCTGCACCACTTGGATGCCATCCAGTTGGCAGGCACACACATCATATCAAGGGTGGGCCTGTAGTCCACACTCTATATAAAGACTCCAAATTCGGGGCGTTCAGCTTTTATTCAAAGTGCCAAGATGAGTCTCAGCACCAAGGACAAAAACACAGTCAAGGCCTTTTGGGGCGTGGCATCCAAAAAGGCAGACCTCATCGGGAACGAAGCCCTGAGTAGGTAAATACGACGCCGGCGAAGACGAGACACGCGTCATGTGAGGATTCCTTAACGCTGGCTTTGTTTGTCTTTGCA
Proteins encoded:
- the hspb9 gene encoding heat shock protein beta-9, whose translation is MSRHAALSSLFGDDPFFNQGGLLWPLSSLRQDLLTRKVGLADSFFKDGSGFFNSPRLASTFLRMGERDEAEEEETRAQVRQDQVQRASPHDDLLVTLDARGYAPGDISVKLEGRSLLVMATKQAGAQESHSCSSPSSKASFASSAASQVGFKQRIHLSPHLDLSGLSCSLMEDGQLRIHAPVAKQAITEGPKEPMAEEPKEPMAEEPKEPMPEEPKELMAEEKEGVPPVFRASLEFPVTQEQTEAQQTH
- the LOC133170689 gene encoding hemoglobin embryonic subunit alpha-like; this translates as MSLSNKDKDTVKAFWAKAAGKADVIGAEALGRMLYVFPQTKTYFDHWKDLGLNSASVKKHGKVIMAGVNDAVGIIDNLTPGLMNLSELHAFTLRVDPANFKILSQCILVVMAMLFPTDFTPEVHLCMDKFLAALTLAIAEKYR